From the Planktothricoides raciborskii GIHE-MW2 genome, the window GGTGACAAAAAATGCTATCTTATTAGTGGATTGTAGTTTGGCCAACCAAGAGCAAGGATTAAAACAGTTTAAAGCGGTGTTAGAAGCGGGTGTTTCTCGCTTACGACCGATTTTTATGACCACTATTTCTACTGTAGCGGGAATGATGCCCATTGCCTTAGAACTTGGCGCGGGGGGTGAGGTGCGTTCCCCAATGGCGATCGCTGTTCTTGGCGGCTTTTCCACTTCCACCCTACTAACTTTAGTGATCGTGCCGGTTTTATTCACTTATATTGATGGGTTCCAGCGGTGGTTTTTTGGTCTATTTACTGGTAAAAATCGGCGGCGTCGCTTAAAATCTGTAGCGAAAGCTAGGAAAAAACAGGTCAAACAGAATGCTTGAGTAGGGGGCGGGTTCATGCCCGCCTTTACCCAGTTGTAGTTGTAGTTGTAGGTTGGGTAGAGCGAAACGAAACCCAACCTCCGCTCCTTTGTGTCCTTCGTGTCTTTGTGGTGAATCATTCATTATTGAAGGAATAATTTATATTTTAAGTTGTAGCAGTTTCCGCTCCTTTGTGTCCTTCGTGTCTTTGTGGTGAATCATTCATTATTAAAGCAATAATTTATATTTTAAAATGATCAAATGGTCATTGTTTCCATACGACTAAAATTACCCCATTGACAATCAAACTCAAGCCGAGAATACGAGTGAGGGGAATGGTTTCTTTGAAGATAAAATAACCCAGTACCACGGCAAAAACATAGCTGAGGGCAGTACATGGGCCAACAATACTCAGTTTGACGCGGGTGAGGACTAAAATATAGGCGATCGCGCCCAAACCGTAGCAAGTCAAACCCACCATTAACTCTGGAATTGTCACGATATTTAATACATGAGTAAATAAATTACTCAGATTAACTTTTCCCAGTTTCAAAGCCCCAGACTTTAAAAAAAACTGTCCGGATACGTTAGCGATAATAGACATTAATAATAAGCAAAATTCGGCAAAATTCATAGAAATAAATATCTCTTTTTTTCGTGTTTTTTTGTGGTTACATTAAGCAAATAAATACCAAAAAACCACTTATTCGGATTAAGCAAAGAAACCGGGTTTTTGTTGTGCTAATGTAGGGGCGAATGGCCATATAGCCTGACGGCATGGGCTCCGCAAGGACGCCCCTATGTTGCCAAAAAGAAACCTGGTTTCTGATGAAATTATACCATTAATGCTTTGGTAAAGCATACGCCAGATAGACCATCCGTTTAAATTCCCTCCGACCGCGAGCCACTGAATCTAAAATTAACCCACAAGTTAAGCTTAAAAAAGCTAACAACATAATCGAAGCGGCCAAAATTGCCGTAGGAAATCTGGGTACTAATCCGGTTTCCAGAAAGGTGGCAATCACCGGAAAACCCAGTATCAAGGAAATGAGTGCCAAAACGATAGCAATGATACCAAAAAACAAGAAAGGCTGAATTTCTTTAAAAAGCAATAAAGCCGTTCCTAAGACACGAAATCCATCGGTAAAAGTTCTGAGTTTGCTACTTGAATCGGGATGTCTTTCTGTGTAAATCGTGGGTTCTTCCCCAAAGGGAATCCTTAATTCTAAAGCATGAATGGTTAACTCTGTTTCCGTTTCAAATCCACTGGATAAAGCGGGAAAAGATTTCACAAATCGATGGGAAAATACTCGATAACCGGACAGCATATCTTGTAGTTTAGCGCCAAACAGAAATTGCACGCAGCCGGTTAAAAATAAGTTGCCCGCCCGATGACCGGGACGAAAGGAAATAAAGTCCCCTGTGAGCGATCGCCTGATACCTACTACCATATCTAATCTTTCATTTAATAGACGTTGGATTAGTCGGGAAACTGCGGCGACTTCATAAGTATTATCCCCATCGGCCATAACATAAATATCCGCTTCAATATCCGCAAACATTCGCCGAATTACATTCCCTTTTCCCTTTTGGGGTTCAAAGCGGACGATTGCGCCCGCTGCTGCTGCTTGGGTGGCTGTATCATCCGTGGAACGGTTATCGTAAACATAAATCTTGGCTTCGGGAAGTACCGCCCGAAAATCATTGACCACTTGGGCAATGGTTAACCCTTCGTTATGGCAAGGGAGCAAAACCGCAATCTCCTTTTCTGTCATTTTTACCTCATGTAGGGTTGATTCGCGAATCAACCCTACAATATATTTGTGGTTCACTTGAATAGAAAGCGCTGTAGGGGCGAATGGCCATTCGCCCCTACATGATTCGTTGCATCATATCAAGGGCTGCTATTACTCAGGATGATTAGTGCTGTTTCATTTATTAATTTTCTGTAATATTACTTAAGAAAAGTTATTACAATATAGTAGGGGCAAAGCATTCGCGTAACAATCTTGGCGATTCTCCAATCAAATTTCAGCGCGGTAAGCTTTGCCTTTACGGTGGGCGATCGCCGTTCAGGAAACGTCCCGTAGGGAATCGCCGAAAAATCATAACCGTTGGATGAGGTGGATGCTTTGAAGGTTTTTAGTCAGTTGGAGCCGCACTTGCGCCGCAGCTTGTTAACCTTATTTGCTGCGGGCTTATTATTTTGGTCAAGTATTGCTGCTTTACTGCCCACGTTGCCTTTGTATATTCAATTCGTGGGGGGCAACAGCCAGCAAATAGGTATTGTCATGGGTTCCTTTGCCATTGGACTGCTGCTGTTTCGTCCCATGTTGGGGCGCATGGCAGACGATCGCAGTCGCAAGTTAGTCCTATTAATTGGCGTTGCGGTGGTAGCGATCGCCCCCTTGGGCTATCTATTTATCACATCCATTCCCTTATTAATGGTCTTGCGGGCATTTCATGGCATCAGTGTCGCCGCTTTCACCACCGGGTTTAGTGCCTTAGTTGCCGACCTCTCACCGCCAAACCAACGGGGTGAATTAATTGGCTATATGAGTTTAGTCAATCCCATCGGAGTGGCGATCGGGCCTGCCCTGGGCGGATTTATCCAAGCTGGTTATGGCTACCCGCCATTATTTATCACTTCATTTGCCCTAGGAGTCGTGGGGTTGTTTTGTGCCAACCAAATCACCGAAGTCAAAGGGGAACCAAAAGATAGCCATCTTTCCCCTCAGCAGCAGCCATCATTTTGGGGACTGTTGCTGACCGACCGACTCCGCATTCCGTTTGTGGTCATGCTAATGATTGGCTTAGTCTTCGGAATTATCAGTACCTTTATCCCCTTGTTCATCCAAGAGAGCAAAATTGACTTAAATCCTGGATTATTTTATAGCGCTGCTGCGGTTTCCAGTTTTAGCCTGCGGTTTGTTACGGGTCGTGCTTCCGATCGCTACGGTAGAGGACTATTTATTACCGCCAGCTTAGTCTGCTACACCATCGCCATGATCGTGCTCGGTTTCGCCCATTCACCCCATAGCGTGCTGGCAGCAGCGGTCATTGAAGGAGCGGGGGCGGGTACATTGATTCCGATGATGGTAGCACTAATGGCCGATCGCTCCTTAGCCAAAGAACGGGGTCAAGTCTTTTCTCTTTGTATTGGTGGATTTGATTTGGGAATTGCCTTGGCAGGGCCAATTTTAGGCTCTTTTGCCGATCTGTTGGGGTATCGGACTTTATTTGCGATCGCTGCTGGTCTAGCGGTGGCAGCATTAATCGTTTTCCTGACTCTATCCAGCAAAGACTTGCGACATTCTTTTAAGTTTGCGCTGGGTCGAGAAAAAGATATCTATGCTTTGAGCGAATAAACCTAACCATAAACCTAACAATAAAAAAGCCAAAACAATATAATGCTTTGGCTTTTATCAATTATCAATGATCCATAATCAATTATCCATTATCCATATTTCATCAATAGGGTTAGAGCTAAAATAGACAGATGCGACGATGTAAACCCAACTCTTTCGTTCATGGTTAATCTTTAGTGGCTGAACCCCGCAACTCGCTATCTCCTCGACATAGGTGAATACCTCTGGAGAATACGTTCGTAGGATATTGAGGCTACGGTTAATATCGGCATTAATGACTCGATTAGTAATTGTCGGTATTTCTGCCAGTCTAGAATTGCTCTTGCTTCGCCTTTGGGGAGTTTTTATGGTTGTCGATCGCCCGAATCAATTTTTCTGTTGCCTGTTGCCTGTAAATTCGGGAAATCTCTTTTTAAATTCATTAATAATATTCTGTTGTTTGCTAGTATCTAGAACAGAAAACAATACGGTTTTAAATTTATTGGCAAATTGACCGTTGGGTAATAAGTAATCGCCGAACATTTGAGCGACGATCACCGGGTCATTTCTAAAGACTCCACAGCCCCAAGCGCCTAATATTAGAACATCGCATTGATAACTAGCAGCTAAACTTAAAATCTTGGCACCGCGATCCCGCAATACTTCAGGGATTTTGTTCATATCTTCCGGTTGATTTCTAGCAATCATTCCCGCATTCGGGGCGGCACTGGTAATAAAATCAACCCGATAAGGGGTTTCTAATAAAGTTCCGTCATCTTTACGGAATACTGGACAACCGGGAGAATAAATCATCCGATTAGAATATAAAAGCGATCGATTAGCCCGATGAAATTCATAGTATTGAGGACAGTTTAAAAGGCTTGGATAAAGTGCGGAACTTCGGGCTAAACTTTCTTCTTGGGCTTAGGCTCCATTGAGAAATCCACCGCCCGGATTTTTCGCCGAAGCAAAATTCAGGACAGCAATTTTCCTGATTTGTTTTTCAGTGAGCGATCGCGCCATCCGTTCTGCACCCATCAGGGTAGTTTCATTTCTCACCTCAAATTCCGTGCTAGAAAATGCCCCTGGTTGGGATAAAACCTCTGTTTCTAAAGTAGATAAACTATCAGGATCATAGTATTTTGTGGCCGCGACACAAGCTGTTATATGATGACCAATTTTAATTTCTGTACCCTTGAGGTTCAGGTAGTAACCTGTTTTGAGAATATTCAGAGTATCTTGGGCGATCGCCTTTCGGTTCATAATGATTAGCTCCGATTTACAGTGACTAATTCAATGGTAGCCAATTCACTGACAACGGCACCGCGACCAACTCCCATCACATCTTTAATGGCGGGGGTAGGAGTCGAACCTACTTATTTCAGCTTCTGAGACTGACAAGCTACCGTAGCTTATCCCCGCATTTCATCAATAGCCCCAACGGGATTTGAACCCGTGTTTTCTGATCGAAAGTCAGAAATCCTCACCACTAGACGATGGGGCCTTTGTAATTGGCGCAAATTCTCCGAAGAATGAATCTTTTTAAAGATTTATCCGCAGGATTTGGGCTTTTTTTGGACGTAGCAGCAGTGAGCGATCGCTTTTTTTGGGTTTTGCTGGATTGGCTGCTTAAGCCGTTTGGCTCTCTCCTGTCCCTCACATTTATATACTACATTATATACTACATATTGTCAATGGGTGGGACGAAAAAATTTTTATTTAAAGAGTGCTTCTCTAGATATCAGGCTAAAACTCTTGTTTTATAAGGATTTAAATAAAGATTTATGAAAAAATACGCAGAGATTACAGGGTGAAAACGGCTAAAATGATGTAGTATGCGTAAGTACAGGTTGGCAATTTATATATTAAGTAAAGATTAAACCGTGAGGGGCGATCGCCCTAGATTTCCGTGGGACAATATGCTACAAATGAGGGGTCAGACCCATCAGGGTGCTAGGTCGATGAATAGAGACAGCACTCGAAGATCGGTGGCATCCACAAAATTTCTCAGTCACTTGTGAATGATTCACCCCAAGAGAGTTCTCAATTATGAATACTCACGCTCGCTGTACCCTGTCTCAGTTAACCAGTAGCCAATTGAATGTATTTTGAACAGTGGTCGAATTACTCGCGCCGATCAAAATGCGTTGCTGAAAATTTTTGCCTGGGAAAATCCCATGAGTAAAGAAGACCAAAGGCGACTTAAACAAGTTTTTGATAGTCTGGATATGGGGTTATTGCAAGTAATTGATTAGTGGTATGGCATCAGTTAAAGATTGAATCTGAGTGAGTCATAATGTTTGGTTTGGTATCCCTGATGAGCGATTGATTTCAGCTTTTTTATGACGATTCTTCTCCAGATATTTTTTGATATTTTTATAATGAGCAATTTTTTGGATTTTACCTGATGTGTTTTTTCAAATTTAATATGATTCAATATCCCAAGGGGCGCACAATGTTGTGCGCCCTTGATATTTTCTGGAAAATTTTGCGGTTTTTCGGAATGTAGGGGTCAACAGCCGTTGACCCCTACATGACGCAATTTTCTAGACGCAATTTTCTAGACGCAATTTTCTAGACGCAATTTTCTATAATTGCGATTTAATCGACTTCTTTGAGCAAAGATGCGCCGGTTTGAGCCTGTTCCCAGCATTTAAACAGATATAATTCCGTGCGATCGCTCATTACCGTGAGAAATAAACCCTCAGCCGTATGGGAATTAGAAGCAATCCAAGTCCCTTGTAAAGTGACTTCGATGTAATCTTCATCGGCAACAGACAACTCGATTTTTTCACTGTCATAACGCAGGGCCTCTGTATGAAGCACATTCACCAAAGGCAAATCTGCGGGCAGCAAAAACGACGCTTTGCTGGGTTCGACGAGGACACTTTGACCAACTCGCATAGCCAAAATAACTCGCCGCACAACTAACTGCTCCAGGGAGTCAGCCAGAAGCTCTAGGTTAAAGCCGGTTTCTGTATATGTAATCTTCAACATTTCCGGGTAGGGATTCTTTTCCTGTGAGAGTGCTTAATCTCTTGGCTGAGGGTAAAAAAACATTTCTCAGCCTGATAACTGCTGTTCCCGCCAAAAATGTTCGGCAAAAGCAACAGCGGGGTGGATAGGGGCGCGTGGTTTGGTTAACAGTGGCATTCCCGCTTGTTGCGGAGTGCGATCGCCCTTGCGGCAATTGCAAGAATTGCAAGCAGTGATGACGTTATCCCAAGTATGACTACCCCCTTTGGATCGGGGAATTACGTGATCTAAAGTTAAATTTTTGTGACTGCCACAATATTGGCACTGGTGACGATCGCGCCTAAGTACCTCTCGACGGTTCACTGGTGGCACTTTCCAGATCCGTTCATTCCCGGTAAAGGTTAAACGAATTTGAGTGGGTACTTGCATCACTAGAGAAGGCGATCGCACCGCTATACAGGTGCAGCCGATCTCCGAAGGGCTGAAATCCAAAGGTTCAGCTTTTCCGGTCACTAACAGCGCGATCGCTCGTTTAATATTGACCCGACTAATCGGTAAATAATTTTTAGAAAAAACCACCACCGACTTACTTAAGACGTCTGTTATCCCAGTCACGACTTTGCTCCTGATTAAAATAGCCCCCGCTTCACCAAGAAAGCGGGGGCTAGAGAATTTAAAGTCTTTTAAGCCTATACTGGCACAGCATAATTATGGCTGTACCTCCCGCGATATCTATTCAGTTGTGGTCTATCCAACCGATAGTCTTCGGTTGAATCTAAATTTTCATTAATCTCTTCTACAGCATTGACTGCTGTAAACAGGCACGATGCTCCCTGTTTCTCGCCACCGGGCTCAAAATGGCATATCCCCAGCATAGCGGTTGTCCAGATGCCATTGATGTCATCTAGACCACTGCCAAAGCTACTGGCGAAATGCCGTGTGAGTGAATAGGTGGATGAGTATGTCACAGGTTTCCTCGTTGAAAGCTACTACTTGAATCCTACAAAAAACATACTACACTAATAATACAGATATGTCTACCCATAAGAGGAAAAAATTATGTCCGCAATCACAAAAACCCCAACCACCGAAATGGAAGTCACCAGCATCCGTCTAGAGAGAGAGCTAAAAAACCAACTCAAAGCGATCGCCGGGAATCAAGGCTATCAAGCACTAATTCGGGAAGTGCTCTGGAAGTTCGTGCAGCATAAATCTGGAGATGTGAAATCTTACCTTTCGCGATCGGATATTCGAGCCAGCTTTGATGCTACAGCGCAACATGAGGAACGGTGCGCCATTACTGGCAAGATTATTCGACCCAATGAACCGATGTTACTTGGACTGACCGTGACCGGAGAAATGATACCCCTCAGCAAAGAGAGTTTAGCTGGCTAGGGCTGATGCTCCCCCGTGCCGAACGTCTGGCGATCGGGGGAGCCGTTTTGTCGATCATAGATTTCCGGCGCTTAAAATTGCCCGAACTGCCGCTAACAGCTTGCCATGACTAGACCCATTACTGCCAATCAAGCAGCCCCATTGGTTCACATCCTCGGAATCATAACTCAGGGGTTCCCCGTTGAGATGGGTTAATTTTCCCCCCGCTTCGGTGAGAATTAATTCCGGGGCTGCCAAGTCCCAATGTTTAGGGGCTGATTTTCCCGAAAAGGAAATATAAATATCCCCTTGTTGTTCCACGATCGCCGCAATGCGGCAACCAATACTGCCGATTTGATATTCTTGGCGACAGGGTAAAGTATGTAAGATTTTTTTAAATTCTGGGGTTTGCCGGTGTTTTGTCACTAAAATGGTTAAGTCTTCCAGGCGATCGCGCTGAGAAACTTGTAGCTGCTTCACCTCACCACTGCGAGTTTCTACAAAAGCCCCCATACCTTTTTGAGCATAATATAATTTCCCCGCTTCTGGAACCACGACCACCGCTAACATGGGTCTGCCTTCATAGACCAAGGCAATATGCACCGCATAGTAATCATTATGGTGAATAAAACCCCCGGTTCCATCGAGGGGGTCAATAATCCATAACCAGGAATTT encodes:
- a CDS encoding MFS transporter, whose amino-acid sequence is MKVFSQLEPHLRRSLLTLFAAGLLFWSSIAALLPTLPLYIQFVGGNSQQIGIVMGSFAIGLLLFRPMLGRMADDRSRKLVLLIGVAVVAIAPLGYLFITSIPLLMVLRAFHGISVAAFTTGFSALVADLSPPNQRGELIGYMSLVNPIGVAIGPALGGFIQAGYGYPPLFITSFALGVVGLFCANQITEVKGEPKDSHLSPQQQPSFWGLLLTDRLRIPFVVMLMIGLVFGIISTFIPLFIQESKIDLNPGLFYSAAAVSSFSLRFVTGRASDRYGRGLFITASLVCYTIAMIVLGFAHSPHSVLAAAVIEGAGAGTLIPMMVALMADRSLAKERGQVFSLCIGGFDLGIALAGPILGSFADLLGYRTLFAIAAGLAVAALIVFLTLSSKDLRHSFKFALGREKDIYALSE
- a CDS encoding EamA family transporter: MNFAEFCLLLMSIIANVSGQFFLKSGALKLGKVNLSNLFTHVLNIVTIPELMVGLTCYGLGAIAYILVLTRVKLSIVGPCTALSYVFAVVLGYFIFKETIPLTRILGLSLIVNGVILVVWKQ
- a CDS encoding 3'(2'),5'-bisphosphate nucleotidase CysQ; its protein translation is MLGLTDEQLKQIGAIARQVGWGAADILQGYYHGTANLTLGIQQKKDGVVTAADLAANEYILRKLRIAFGQEEFSYLSEETDHHQAFKGENSWLWIIDPLDGTGGFIHHNDYYAVHIALVYEGRPMLAVVVVPEAGKLYYAQKGMGAFVETRSGEVKQLQVSQRDRLEDLTILVTKHRQTPEFKKILHTLPCRQEYQIGSIGCRIAAIVEQQGDIYISFSGKSAPKHWDLAAPELILTEAGGKLTHLNGEPLSYDSEDVNQWGCLIGSNGSSHGKLLAAVRAILSAGNL
- a CDS encoding HNH endonuclease gives rise to the protein MTGITDVLSKSVVVFSKNYLPISRVNIKRAIALLVTGKAEPLDFSPSEIGCTCIAVRSPSLVMQVPTQIRLTFTGNERIWKVPPVNRREVLRRDRHQCQYCGSHKNLTLDHVIPRSKGGSHTWDNVITACNSCNCRKGDRTPQQAGMPLLTKPRAPIHPAVAFAEHFWREQQLSG
- a CDS encoding glycosyltransferase family 2 protein codes for the protein MTEKEIAVLLPCHNEGLTIAQVVNDFRAVLPEAKIYVYDNRSTDDTATQAAAAGAIVRFEPQKGKGNVIRRMFADIEADIYVMADGDNTYEVAAVSRLIQRLLNERLDMVVGIRRSLTGDFISFRPGHRAGNLFLTGCVQFLFGAKLQDMLSGYRVFSHRFVKSFPALSSGFETETELTIHALELRIPFGEEPTIYTERHPDSSSKLRTFTDGFRVLGTALLLFKEIQPFLFFGIIAIVLALISLILGFPVIATFLETGLVPRFPTAILAASIMLLAFLSLTCGLILDSVARGRREFKRMVYLAYALPKH
- a CDS encoding alr0857 family protein — translated: MLKITYTETGFNLELLADSLEQLVVRRVILAMRVGQSVLVEPSKASFLLPADLPLVNVLHTEALRYDSEKIELSVADEDYIEVTLQGTWIASNSHTAEGLFLTVMSDRTELYLFKCWEQAQTGASLLKEVD